A portion of the Edaphobacter lichenicola genome contains these proteins:
- the lpxB gene encoding lipid-A-disaccharide synthase translates to MYTGSIATTSNPRIFLSAGEASGDHYGAQLLAELRTRHPNLTCFGLGGKEMEEAGLDRIVRAEDVAHMGITEVIRHMPYIYGEYRRLVTSIQKRRPDVAILIDFPDVNFRLARELKKLAIPVIYFVSPQLWAWKRRRLQWVQQRVDRMMVIFPFEENFYRARNVNATFVGHPLAELPIPNSSREDYAAAHNLSLSKEWIALLPGSRWKEVTANLPTMYHATKELSSHYEFLLPIATTLDATQVQHLVTELQTKFTEHPRTIRLVPDAREALHHARASVVASGTATVQAAVIGNPFIVVYRVSPITFRLAKRLVHYPPEVWPPSRRDPETNLPIAMVNLIAGRRIVPELLQTQFTAHKVASALRPLLDNTPERTQMIADLAEIRHILRPASGSSSIHQVCDAVEALLPGNLLKSGPNETASV, encoded by the coding sequence ATCTACACTGGTTCCATCGCCACCACCTCCAACCCGCGAATCTTTCTCTCTGCCGGCGAAGCCAGCGGCGACCACTACGGTGCCCAGCTCCTAGCAGAACTCCGCACCCGTCATCCCAACCTCACCTGCTTCGGCCTCGGCGGCAAGGAGATGGAAGAAGCAGGCCTCGACCGCATCGTTCGTGCCGAAGACGTAGCCCACATGGGCATCACCGAGGTCATCCGGCACATGCCCTACATCTACGGCGAATACCGTCGCCTCGTAACCTCCATCCAAAAACGCCGCCCCGACGTCGCCATCCTCATCGACTTCCCCGACGTCAACTTCCGTCTAGCCCGCGAACTAAAAAAACTGGCAATTCCAGTCATCTACTTCGTCAGCCCACAGCTCTGGGCCTGGAAGCGCCGCCGCCTCCAGTGGGTCCAGCAGCGCGTCGACCGCATGATGGTCATCTTCCCCTTCGAAGAAAACTTCTACCGCGCCCGCAACGTCAACGCCACCTTCGTCGGCCATCCTTTAGCCGAACTGCCCATCCCCAACAGCTCCCGCGAAGACTACGCCGCCGCCCACAACCTCAGCTTATCCAAGGAGTGGATCGCCCTCCTCCCCGGAAGCCGCTGGAAGGAGGTAACAGCCAACCTCCCCACGATGTACCACGCCACCAAGGAGCTAAGCAGCCACTATGAGTTCCTTCTTCCTATAGCCACCACGCTCGACGCGACTCAAGTCCAACACCTGGTCACAGAGCTGCAGACGAAGTTCACCGAACACCCTCGGACCATCCGCCTGGTCCCCGACGCCCGCGAAGCCCTCCACCACGCCCGTGCCAGCGTCGTCGCCAGCGGCACCGCCACCGTCCAGGCCGCCGTCATCGGCAACCCATTCATCGTCGTCTACCGCGTCTCACCCATCACCTTCCGGCTCGCAAAGCGCCTCGTCCACTACCCCCCTGAGGTCTGGCCACCCTCCCGACGCGACCCAGAGACAAACCTACCCATCGCCATGGTCAACCTCATCGCAGGCCGCCGCATCGTCCCCGAACTCCTCCAAACCCAATTCACCGCCCACAAAGTGGCCTCCGCCTTACGCCCCTTGCTGGACAACACCCCCGAACGCACACAGATGATCGCCGACCTCGCCGAAATCCGCCACATCCTCCGCCCCGCATCCGGTTCGAGCTCCATCCACCAGGTTTGCGACGCTGTCGAAGCACTTTTGCCCGGAAACCTCCTCAAAAGTGGCCCAAACGAAACTGCAAGCGTCTAA
- a CDS encoding YdeI/OmpD-associated family protein, which yields MAIGTKRFRAVLEPASNGLGWVIVWLPFDAQTAWKKMVRLRVKVEVGGEVFRTSLFADAVRGGYYILVNKKMQAAAGVKVGAMVDFAVEPDLEEREAVVTPEFERLLKREKKLAKWFGEQSESMQYAVGKWLKEVKGAEARVRRAEQMAERMLLTIEGEKVLPPVLEAAFRRTPMARKGWELMTATQRRNGLLAVFYYQSPEARQKRVGKLVEECLKVAAR from the coding sequence ATGGCCATTGGGACGAAGCGCTTTCGCGCGGTTTTGGAGCCGGCCAGTAATGGGCTGGGGTGGGTGATTGTGTGGCTGCCGTTCGATGCGCAGACGGCGTGGAAGAAGATGGTGCGGCTCAGGGTGAAGGTGGAAGTGGGGGGCGAGGTGTTTCGGACGTCGTTGTTCGCGGATGCGGTTCGCGGTGGGTACTACATTCTGGTGAACAAGAAGATGCAGGCGGCTGCGGGGGTCAAGGTTGGGGCGATGGTAGACTTTGCGGTCGAGCCGGATCTGGAGGAGCGAGAGGCGGTTGTTACGCCTGAGTTTGAGCGTCTGCTGAAGCGGGAGAAGAAGCTGGCGAAGTGGTTTGGGGAGCAGAGCGAATCGATGCAGTATGCGGTGGGGAAGTGGCTGAAGGAGGTGAAGGGCGCGGAGGCTCGGGTGCGGCGGGCAGAGCAGATGGCTGAGCGGATGCTGCTGACGATCGAGGGTGAAAAGGTGCTGCCGCCGGTGTTGGAGGCGGCGTTTCGGAGGACTCCGATGGCGCGGAAAGGATGGGAGTTGATGACGGCGACGCAGAGGAGGAACGGTTTGCTGGCGGTTTTCTACTATCAAAGCCCGGAGGCTCGACAGAAGCGGGTGGGGAAGCTGGTGGAGGAGTGTTTGAAGGTGGCGGCGAGATGA
- a CDS encoding alpha/beta hydrolase has product MRDRVLSFALDVIGRVFLRRDRQNGEMQRLLDAFAFEQQRLTIQSGSRDLSAVYVRASDDALVFLICHGIGEQVEYWSGVQKLLKAMGISSLVFNYSGYGASTGRVSAAHCEEDAIAAYGELKVRGHRSIFLLGFSLGSGVVSAVAPKLKVDGVVICQGYSTLREAAHAFGFRRWMTHAMPDVWHNVRRVSEVTTPVLVVHSDGDLLFPVSMAKRVHEACEERGELIIASGCAHDGPVYLPTEVYWRPIVDWAMRITSRVVAEQLPTGD; this is encoded by the coding sequence ATGAGAGACCGCGTTCTTTCTTTTGCGCTGGATGTTATCGGGCGGGTGTTTCTTCGGAGAGATCGCCAGAATGGCGAGATGCAACGTTTGCTCGATGCGTTCGCTTTCGAGCAGCAGCGCCTAACGATTCAAAGTGGGAGCAGAGATCTGTCTGCTGTGTATGTTCGAGCGAGCGATGATGCACTGGTGTTTCTGATCTGCCATGGGATCGGCGAGCAGGTTGAGTACTGGAGTGGCGTACAGAAGTTGCTGAAGGCGATGGGCATCTCGTCGCTTGTGTTCAACTACTCCGGGTATGGCGCGAGTACAGGAAGAGTGAGCGCGGCACATTGTGAGGAAGATGCGATTGCGGCTTATGGTGAGTTGAAGGTGCGCGGGCACCGTTCTATTTTTCTGCTGGGTTTTTCTCTTGGCAGCGGCGTGGTTTCAGCTGTTGCGCCGAAGCTCAAGGTTGATGGTGTGGTGATTTGTCAGGGGTATTCCACGCTTCGAGAGGCAGCGCATGCGTTTGGGTTTCGGCGTTGGATGACGCATGCTATGCCCGATGTCTGGCACAACGTTCGCCGGGTAAGTGAGGTAACAACTCCGGTTCTGGTCGTCCACAGCGATGGGGATCTGCTTTTTCCGGTGAGCATGGCCAAGCGAGTCCATGAGGCGTGTGAGGAGAGAGGGGAGCTGATCATCGCCTCTGGATGTGCGCACGATGGGCCCGTCTATTTGCCGACAGAGGTGTATTGGCGACCGATTGTGGATTGGGCGATGCGGATCACTTCGAGGGTTGTTGCGGAGCAGTTGCCGACGGGAGACTAG
- a CDS encoding ABC transporter ATP-binding protein, translated as MADEQKPKDAKEQSAKKPSQDDEVAGKAYDARLMRRLLTYLKPYKLQTGLSALTILFKASSDVMGPYLVKVAVDTYMTDTPPAKLSWLAGHLSSKPMTGITQIGCLYLGALLLTYVLEFAQTYMMQWTGQKIMFDLRSQIFRHLQRMQPSFFDHNPVGKLVTRVTSDVDALNEMFTSGVLAIFEDVFVLLFIVLIMLRMSWPLALLALSVIPAILYVTKIFRRYVRDSYRRQRAATARINTFTQEYVSGMSIVQLFNRERRAFNDYSAVNAENKQAWTDAIFAYAVYYPVVEFLSATAIALIIWRGGISALHYLQATQLHELQPLLHALPKVSSVVTVGILIAFIQYAQRFFRPIQDLSEKYNILQAAMAASERVFKLLDTEPTIVSPPSPIAGDNSGRVEFRNVWFTYESLEEFERNTIASATDEELSNQTGIMAGIRPIEWILRGVTFTVEPDETAAIVGHTGAGKTTITGLMMRFYDIQHGSILVDGVDVREQDLKKLRQRFGVVLQDPFLFTGTISDNIRLGSKWITDERLQRAADEVNVGDFIRTLPLQFQEPVRERGATLSTGQKQLISFARALAHDPGILILDEATSSVDTDTELRVRLALSRMITGRTSILIAHRLSTIQRADTILVMHKGQLRERGTHQQLLTERGLYWKLYQLQYRDQELGTGSDAVPLQPLSAD; from the coding sequence ATGGCAGACGAACAGAAACCGAAAGACGCTAAGGAACAGTCCGCGAAAAAGCCCTCGCAGGACGACGAAGTCGCGGGCAAAGCCTACGACGCCCGCCTTATGCGGCGTCTCCTCACCTATCTCAAGCCTTACAAGCTCCAGACAGGCCTGTCCGCTCTGACCATTCTCTTCAAGGCCTCCAGTGACGTTATGGGCCCCTATCTGGTCAAGGTCGCTGTCGACACCTACATGACCGACACCCCGCCAGCCAAGCTCTCCTGGCTCGCGGGGCACCTCAGTTCCAAACCCATGACAGGCATCACCCAGATCGGCTGTCTTTATCTCGGTGCCCTTCTTCTTACCTACGTGCTCGAGTTCGCTCAGACCTACATGATGCAGTGGACCGGCCAGAAGATCATGTTCGATCTTCGCAGTCAGATCTTTCGCCACCTGCAGCGCATGCAGCCTTCCTTCTTCGACCACAATCCCGTCGGAAAACTCGTCACCCGCGTCACCTCAGACGTCGATGCGCTCAACGAGATGTTCACCTCCGGCGTTCTCGCCATCTTCGAGGACGTCTTCGTTCTCCTCTTCATCGTCCTCATCATGCTGCGAATGAGCTGGCCATTAGCGCTGCTTGCGCTCTCCGTCATCCCTGCAATCCTCTACGTCACCAAGATCTTCCGACGCTACGTCCGCGACAGCTACCGCCGTCAGCGAGCCGCCACCGCGCGCATCAACACCTTCACGCAAGAGTATGTCTCCGGTATGTCTATCGTGCAGCTCTTCAACCGCGAGCGCCGCGCCTTCAACGACTACTCCGCCGTCAACGCAGAGAACAAACAGGCATGGACCGACGCCATCTTCGCCTACGCCGTGTACTACCCTGTGGTCGAGTTCCTCAGCGCAACAGCCATCGCGCTCATTATCTGGCGAGGCGGCATCTCCGCCCTGCACTACCTCCAGGCCACGCAACTTCATGAGCTCCAGCCGTTACTTCACGCACTCCCCAAGGTCAGCAGCGTGGTCACTGTCGGCATACTCATCGCGTTCATCCAGTACGCCCAGCGCTTCTTCCGTCCCATTCAGGACCTCAGCGAAAAGTACAACATCCTCCAGGCCGCAATGGCCGCCAGCGAGCGCGTCTTCAAGCTCCTCGACACCGAACCCACCATCGTCTCGCCACCATCACCCATCGCAGGCGACAACTCCGGCCGCGTCGAGTTCCGCAACGTCTGGTTCACCTACGAATCGCTCGAAGAATTCGAACGCAACACCATCGCCAGCGCAACCGACGAAGAACTCAGCAACCAAACCGGCATCATGGCGGGCATCCGCCCCATCGAGTGGATCCTTCGCGGCGTAACCTTCACCGTTGAACCAGACGAGACCGCAGCCATCGTCGGCCACACCGGCGCAGGCAAAACCACCATCACCGGCCTCATGATGCGCTTCTACGACATCCAGCACGGCAGCATCCTCGTCGATGGCGTCGACGTCCGCGAGCAGGACCTGAAGAAACTCCGTCAGCGCTTCGGCGTCGTCCTGCAGGATCCATTCCTCTTCACCGGCACCATCTCCGACAACATCCGTCTCGGCTCCAAGTGGATCACCGACGAGCGCCTCCAGCGCGCCGCCGACGAGGTCAACGTCGGCGACTTCATCCGCACGCTACCGCTCCAGTTTCAAGAGCCCGTCCGCGAACGTGGCGCCACCCTCTCCACCGGCCAGAAGCAACTCATCAGCTTCGCCCGCGCCCTCGCTCACGATCCCGGCATCCTCATCCTCGACGAAGCCACATCCTCAGTCGACACCGACACCGAACTCCGCGTCCGCCTCGCGCTCTCCCGCATGATCACCGGACGCACCTCCATCCTCATCGCCCATCGCCTCTCCACTATCCAGCGCGCCGACACCATCCTTGTCATGCACAAGGGCCAGCTCCGCGAACGCGGCACCCACCAGCAACTCCTCACCGAGCGCGGCCTCTACTGGAAGCTCTACCAACTCCAGTACCGCGACCAGGAACTAGGCACTGGCAGCGACGCCGTCCCCCTGCAACCTCTCAGCGCCGACTAG
- a CDS encoding DUF1223 domain-containing protein — MSQLRNIFAALSLLSVVNPIHAQTTTSNRTPVLVELFTSEGCSSCPPADALLAKLDHDQPIQNADIIILGEHVDYWDNLGWHDRFSSHQYTERQSQYSASLNTSGAYTPQMIVDGTDQFVGNDVAHAQRAITHAAQTAKLNLSLSKPIVDARKVSAVVTLSAIQSHPNGDLYAALVDPVDTTNVRNGENGGRRLQHAGVVRSLQRIGNLKQLNNAPLSFSLTAPADANIADMRIVVFAQQSGPGKVIGAVEASVTP; from the coding sequence ATGTCTCAACTTCGCAACATCTTCGCCGCACTATCACTGCTCTCGGTGGTTAATCCAATTCACGCACAGACGACAACATCGAATCGCACTCCGGTCCTCGTAGAACTCTTTACATCCGAAGGCTGCTCCAGTTGCCCGCCAGCAGACGCTCTCCTCGCAAAACTCGACCATGATCAACCCATCCAGAACGCCGACATCATCATCCTCGGCGAGCACGTCGACTACTGGGACAACCTCGGCTGGCACGACCGCTTCTCGTCCCATCAGTACACCGAGCGCCAGAGCCAATACAGTGCCAGCCTCAACACAAGCGGTGCCTACACTCCGCAGATGATAGTCGATGGAACCGATCAGTTCGTCGGCAACGACGTCGCACACGCTCAACGCGCCATCACCCATGCCGCACAGACGGCTAAACTCAATCTGTCCCTCTCGAAGCCTATCGTTGACGCGCGAAAAGTCTCCGCTGTGGTCACCTTGTCTGCCATCCAGTCTCATCCCAACGGCGATCTATACGCCGCGCTGGTCGACCCCGTAGACACAACGAACGTTCGCAATGGCGAAAACGGTGGTCGCCGCCTACAACACGCAGGCGTCGTGCGCAGCCTGCAACGCATCGGAAACCTGAAACAACTCAACAATGCACCGCTCTCGTTCAGTCTCACCGCCCCCGCAGATGCCAACATCGCCGACATGCGCATCGTTGTCTTCGCACAGCAAAGCGGCCCAGGCAAGGTAATCGGTGCGGTCGAAGCATCCGTAACGCCCTAG
- the hemW gene encoding radical SAM family heme chaperone HemW, producing MAGPVGVYISVPFCKAKCTFCNFASGVFGGERMQHYVERLCAEIRAARSMARGLNAFLPSAVDTIYFGGGTPSLLSGGQFGEIFQHLRGEFEVAADAEITLECAPGQLSDGTLDELLRQGMNRISFGVQSFVDQESAAVGRLHTRLQCEAEFARVRASGLKEINVDLIVGLPHQTEESWRYSVEQAIACEAPHVSVYMLEVDDESRLGREMLEQGTRYSAGAVPTEDEAADWYSQACVLLDEAGVHQYEISNFARRGHRSRHNLKYWERQAYVGFGLDAHSMLHTNMGAVRFANTSDLDRYLGNTPVVTPFRLLEADQEVAAPEVDIVGRNEAFEESLFLGLRLVEGVDLKKLRSQFGNAMVKDAMPALLEVCDAGLLQMNADRVRLTPQGRLVSNEVFSRLLVPVAA from the coding sequence ATGGCTGGACCTGTCGGTGTCTATATTTCGGTTCCTTTCTGCAAGGCAAAGTGTACTTTTTGCAATTTTGCTTCGGGGGTGTTTGGCGGGGAGCGGATGCAGCACTATGTGGAGCGGCTTTGCGCTGAGATTCGTGCGGCACGATCGATGGCGCGGGGTTTGAATGCGTTTCTGCCAAGCGCGGTGGATACGATTTATTTTGGTGGGGGAACTCCAAGCTTGTTGTCGGGGGGGCAATTTGGGGAGATTTTTCAGCATCTGCGCGGAGAGTTCGAAGTGGCTGCGGATGCGGAGATCACGCTGGAGTGTGCGCCGGGACAGTTGTCGGATGGGACCCTGGATGAGCTGCTTCGGCAGGGCATGAATCGCATCAGCTTCGGGGTGCAATCGTTTGTGGACCAAGAGAGCGCAGCGGTAGGGCGTTTGCACACGCGGCTGCAGTGTGAGGCGGAGTTTGCTCGTGTGAGAGCGTCGGGACTGAAGGAGATCAACGTTGATTTGATCGTGGGTTTGCCTCATCAGACTGAGGAGAGTTGGCGGTACTCGGTGGAGCAGGCGATTGCTTGTGAGGCGCCGCACGTCAGCGTCTACATGCTTGAAGTTGATGACGAGTCGCGTCTGGGGCGCGAGATGCTGGAGCAGGGAACTCGCTACAGCGCAGGCGCTGTGCCCACTGAGGACGAGGCGGCGGACTGGTATTCGCAGGCGTGTGTTTTGCTTGATGAGGCGGGAGTGCATCAGTATGAGATTTCAAACTTTGCGCGGCGTGGGCATCGGTCGCGGCACAATCTCAAGTACTGGGAGCGACAGGCCTATGTTGGCTTTGGCCTTGACGCGCACTCGATGTTGCACACCAACATGGGTGCGGTGCGATTTGCCAATACGAGCGATCTTGACCGATATCTTGGCAATACGCCGGTGGTGACGCCGTTTCGTCTGCTGGAAGCTGATCAAGAGGTAGCTGCTCCAGAGGTTGATATTGTCGGACGCAATGAGGCCTTTGAAGAGTCGCTCTTTCTGGGGCTGCGGTTGGTTGAAGGTGTTGATCTGAAAAAGTTGCGCAGCCAGTTTGGCAATGCGATGGTGAAGGATGCTATGCCCGCTCTGCTTGAAGTTTGCGATGCGGGCTTATTGCAGATGAACGCGGACCGTGTGCGGCTGACTCCGCAAGGGCGTCTCGTATCGAATGAAGTCTTCAGTCGCCTGCTAGTACCTGTGGCGGCGTAA
- a CDS encoding threonine aldolase family protein produces the protein MIDLRSDTVTRPTPAMREAMASAEVGDDVYSEDPTINRLEKEAAEVFGKEASIFAPTGTMGNQIAIRLHTQHGQEVICESRSHVLDWEMAMMAAFSGCQARTVAAERGILTWGHIKPAIGAKIYYRAQTGLISLENSHNMAGGTVTPLPVFEEIWAGAREARLPVHLDGARVFNAATALGISVAKLTSGFDTVMFCLSKGLGAPVGSMLVGSKKAIEQARIHRKALGGGMRQAGILAAAGLIALHEMPKRLHEDHANARLLAEAVAAEPKVAEIDLGSVETNIVIFTLRAKNGDTGGDAAAFATALKAKGVLASTTGPHSVRFVTHYDVDRASCQNAAAIISEQLHSLAG, from the coding sequence ATGATTGACTTGCGCAGCGACACCGTCACCCGACCCACCCCAGCCATGCGTGAGGCGATGGCCTCTGCTGAGGTTGGCGACGATGTCTATAGTGAAGACCCTACGATCAATCGGCTGGAGAAAGAGGCCGCAGAGGTTTTTGGGAAAGAGGCGTCCATCTTTGCCCCGACTGGCACGATGGGGAACCAGATTGCAATTCGTCTGCACACGCAGCATGGGCAGGAGGTCATCTGCGAGTCGCGCTCGCATGTTCTTGATTGGGAGATGGCGATGATGGCGGCGTTCTCCGGTTGCCAGGCTCGGACCGTTGCGGCTGAACGAGGGATTCTTACGTGGGGCCACATCAAGCCGGCGATTGGCGCGAAGATTTATTACCGCGCTCAGACGGGCTTGATCAGTCTGGAAAACTCGCACAATATGGCGGGTGGTACGGTGACGCCCCTGCCGGTGTTTGAAGAGATTTGGGCGGGCGCCCGCGAGGCTAGGCTGCCAGTGCATCTCGATGGGGCACGAGTTTTCAACGCTGCGACGGCGCTTGGCATCAGCGTGGCGAAACTGACGAGCGGATTCGACACGGTGATGTTCTGTCTGTCGAAGGGCTTGGGCGCGCCGGTTGGGTCGATGTTGGTTGGGAGCAAGAAGGCGATCGAACAGGCGAGGATTCATCGCAAGGCGCTTGGCGGTGGGATGCGGCAGGCGGGTATTCTCGCGGCTGCGGGACTGATAGCGTTGCATGAGATGCCGAAACGGCTGCATGAGGACCACGCGAATGCGCGGTTGCTGGCGGAGGCCGTTGCAGCAGAACCAAAGGTGGCGGAGATTGATCTCGGTTCAGTTGAGACCAATATCGTTATCTTCACGCTGCGTGCTAAAAACGGAGATACTGGCGGCGATGCTGCTGCGTTCGCGACAGCGCTGAAGGCGAAGGGTGTGTTGGCGAGTACGACTGGGCCGCACTCCGTTCGCTTCGTGACGCACTACGATGTTGATCGTGCGTCATGCCAGAATGCTGCTGCGATCATCTCTGAACAACTACATTCGCTTGCGGGCTAG
- a CDS encoding ATP-binding protein — MNLSQFKTILRQVFLLPVVALLVVAGALYVQISGSNATVNLIQDSDARISQATLVSKLIVDEESGLRGYETTGDTRFLQPYADAESRLQQEIQNLDQVAGADAEQKHDIADLRDEHQTWRDAFALPIIATVRGGGQTNDVDLNLHGKVLMDAVRHDLNDIIQKAEASRTRRIARWHRQVRSMLLGLLVLALGMGILIGLFTRSRLHAVSEAYQSSLDILGRRAEELFQSEQQLRTTLNSIGDGVITCDAEGLVRLMNPVARELTGWSQTEADGRPLEEVFRIVNETTREPMETPVAKVKRLDKTVSMANHHAILLRKDGTEMDISDSAAPIHDKKGETTGIVLVFRDITMERKTQEALMANEKLAVAGRLAATIAHEIHNPLDSVSNLLYLMRNGASQEESSHFMDMAEQELARVTQISRAMLGLYRESKAPVVVDLKEMLEEILLLMERRLSDLGVTVSTEMPKPIEVAAFPAELRQVFTNLVTNAAEAAGPGGAVKVSVSPRCAGIDAIGQKQQPGATVTIADNGPGIPEDVQPHLFQPFFTTKGEHGTGLGLWVSRGIVNKHGGAIALTSKTGPSHGTVLSVFLATNPTINAGGD, encoded by the coding sequence GTGAATCTAAGCCAGTTTAAAACCATTCTGAGACAGGTCTTCCTGCTGCCCGTGGTCGCGCTGCTGGTCGTAGCAGGCGCGCTCTACGTTCAGATCAGCGGATCGAACGCGACCGTCAATCTGATTCAGGATTCTGACGCCCGCATCTCGCAGGCGACCCTGGTCTCTAAGCTGATCGTCGATGAAGAGTCGGGTCTCCGTGGCTACGAAACAACCGGCGACACAAGGTTTTTGCAGCCCTACGCCGACGCCGAATCCCGCCTCCAGCAGGAGATTCAGAACCTTGATCAGGTCGCCGGAGCGGACGCCGAGCAGAAGCATGACATAGCCGACCTGCGCGACGAACATCAGACCTGGCGCGATGCTTTTGCCCTTCCCATCATCGCAACCGTTCGCGGCGGCGGCCAAACCAACGACGTCGATCTCAACCTCCACGGCAAAGTCCTTATGGACGCCGTTCGTCACGACCTCAACGACATCATCCAGAAGGCCGAAGCCAGCCGCACCCGGCGAATCGCGCGGTGGCACCGTCAGGTTCGCTCCATGCTGCTCGGGTTGCTCGTGCTCGCCCTTGGCATGGGGATCCTGATCGGCTTGTTTACCCGAAGCCGACTTCACGCCGTCTCAGAGGCCTACCAAAGTTCCCTCGACATTTTGGGACGCCGCGCAGAAGAGCTCTTCCAATCCGAGCAGCAGTTGCGGACCACACTGAACTCGATCGGCGACGGAGTGATCACCTGCGATGCCGAAGGGCTCGTGCGGCTAATGAATCCCGTCGCCCGCGAGCTCACCGGCTGGAGCCAGACCGAAGCCGATGGCCGCCCTCTGGAGGAGGTCTTCCGCATCGTCAACGAGACGACCCGCGAGCCCATGGAGACACCTGTCGCCAAGGTCAAGCGCCTCGACAAGACCGTCAGCATGGCCAACCATCACGCGATCCTCCTACGCAAAGACGGCACCGAGATGGACATCTCCGATAGCGCTGCGCCCATACACGACAAAAAGGGAGAGACCACTGGCATCGTCCTCGTATTTCGCGACATCACGATGGAGCGCAAGACTCAAGAGGCCCTGATGGCGAATGAGAAGCTTGCCGTAGCCGGGCGCCTCGCTGCAACCATCGCGCATGAGATTCACAACCCGCTCGATTCGGTCTCGAATCTGCTCTATCTGATGCGTAACGGCGCTTCACAGGAAGAATCCAGTCACTTCATGGATATGGCGGAGCAGGAACTCGCGCGAGTAACGCAAATCAGCCGAGCCATGCTTGGTCTATATCGCGAGTCGAAGGCTCCCGTAGTCGTCGATCTCAAAGAGATGCTGGAAGAGATTCTCCTCCTGATGGAAAGGCGTTTGAGTGACCTCGGAGTCACGGTCTCAACCGAGATGCCGAAGCCCATTGAGGTCGCGGCCTTTCCCGCTGAACTGCGGCAGGTCTTCACCAACCTGGTGACCAACGCCGCAGAAGCGGCAGGTCCCGGTGGTGCCGTAAAGGTGAGTGTTTCGCCACGATGTGCCGGCATCGACGCAATCGGACAGAAGCAACAGCCTGGCGCGACAGTGACGATAGCAGACAACGGCCCAGGCATTCCGGAGGATGTACAGCCACATCTCTTCCAACCGTTCTTCACAACCAAAGGCGAACACGGAACCGGGCTCGGACTTTGGGTGAGTCGAGGAATCGTTAATAAACACGGGGGCGCGATCGCCTTGACAAGCAAGACAGGCCCATCGCACGGCACGGTGCTGAGCGTCTTTCTAGCGACAAATCCGACCATTAACGCTGGCGGAGACTAA
- a CDS encoding response regulator: MKQNSHLVLCVDDEQIGLEVRKILLERAGYRVLTASNGPAGLEVFSAEPVEAVVLDYSMPGMHGGEVAARMRQAKPQVPILLLSAYIGLSADVTDVVDLYMTKGEGAPILLEKLSSLLDPVSTS, from the coding sequence ATGAAACAAAACTCCCATCTCGTTCTCTGTGTCGACGATGAACAAATCGGGCTCGAAGTTCGAAAGATCCTGCTGGAGCGCGCAGGCTACCGCGTTCTGACCGCCTCCAACGGACCAGCCGGACTTGAAGTCTTCTCTGCCGAGCCGGTGGAGGCTGTTGTGCTCGACTACTCGATGCCAGGAATGCATGGCGGCGAAGTGGCGGCCAGGATGCGTCAAGCCAAGCCGCAGGTTCCTATTCTTTTATTGTCCGCTTATATCGGCCTCTCGGCCGATGTAACCGACGTGGTGGACCTCTACATGACGAAAGGGGAAGGTGCGCCGATCCTTCTGGAAAAGCTATCAAGCCTGCTGGATCCAGTAAGCACCTCCTGA
- a CDS encoding winged helix-turn-helix domain-containing protein, with amino-acid sequence MSQTIFVLEDDADISRLVQYHLESAGFTVRPYLAINQILSDAERQPPALFLLDIMVPGGDGLDLCRRLRQNATLSVVPIIFLTARAAENDRVHGLEMGADDYITKPFATRELVARVKAVLRRFERPSSPSVLKFENVEIDASAMQLRVNGELVTTTATEFRLLDYLARHPGRVFSRDHLLDAVWGDARFVTPRSVDVYVRRIREKIEADAETPRYLKTMRGAGYRFEIPKAAQA; translated from the coding sequence TTGAGTCAGACGATTTTTGTGTTGGAAGATGACGCGGATATCTCCCGCCTGGTGCAGTACCATCTGGAGAGCGCGGGGTTTACTGTTCGTCCGTATCTAGCTATAAATCAGATACTTAGTGACGCTGAGCGGCAGCCGCCCGCACTATTTTTGTTGGATATCATGGTTCCCGGCGGCGATGGACTCGACCTTTGCCGGAGATTGCGGCAGAATGCAACGCTCAGTGTTGTGCCGATTATCTTCCTCACGGCGCGCGCAGCCGAGAACGATCGCGTGCATGGCCTCGAGATGGGTGCCGATGACTACATCACGAAGCCCTTTGCGACGCGAGAGCTGGTGGCTCGAGTTAAAGCAGTTCTGCGACGCTTCGAACGGCCGAGTTCACCCTCTGTACTGAAGTTTGAGAATGTCGAGATCGATGCCAGCGCCATGCAGCTTCGGGTTAACGGCGAGCTGGTCACAACGACTGCGACGGAGTTTCGGCTTCTGGACTACCTCGCCCGTCATCCGGGGCGGGTTTTCAGCCGCGATCATCTTCTGGATGCTGTGTGGGGTGATGCTCGCTTCGTTACTCCGCGCTCGGTCGATGTCTACGTCCGGCGCATCCGCGAGAAGATTGAAGCCGATGCCGAAACACCGCGGTATCTTAAGACGATGCGTGGCGCAGGGTATCGTTTTGAGATCCCGAAGGCGGCGCAGGCCTAG